Proteins encoded together in one Rhizobacter sp. J219 window:
- a CDS encoding PhoH family protein, whose amino-acid sequence MPLPKPPAKRAALLTPADFESQAAPKPGKRSQKHAATEPAGPAVLDLLEPPREAAPLIPRAAPVPARPPQAEARRRKPKHTGPAKLFVLDTNVLMHDPMSVFRFEEHDVYLPMITLEELDDHKKGMSEVARNARQVSRDLDALAAALADGTGRDMADGLPLDSTGHKDAQGKLFFQTTLVNVALPAGLPQGKADNQILGVVQALREQHPKREVVLVSKDINMRIKARALGLAAEDYFNDKTLDDGDLLYTGVQPLPSDFWDQHGKTMESWNQGGQTYYRISGPMVPQLMVNQFVYLEAPGAAPLYAKVAEITGKTAVLRTLREYTHQKNAVWGVTARNREQNFALNLLMDPECDFITLTGTAGTGKTLMTLAAGLSQVMDDRRYTEIIVTRVTVPVGEDIGFLPGTEEEKMGPWMGALDDNLEVLSKTDSGAGEWGRAATNDLVRSKIKIKSLNFMRGRTFLNKFVIIDEAQNLTPKQMKTLITRAGPGTKIVCLGNLAQIDTPYLTEGSSGLTYAVDRFKGWPHSGHVTLARGERSRLADFASEVL is encoded by the coding sequence ATGCCACTGCCCAAGCCGCCTGCCAAACGAGCCGCCCTCCTCACCCCCGCCGACTTCGAATCCCAGGCCGCGCCCAAACCGGGCAAACGATCCCAGAAACACGCTGCCACCGAGCCCGCCGGCCCGGCTGTGCTCGACCTCCTGGAGCCTCCGCGTGAAGCGGCCCCGCTGATCCCCCGTGCGGCGCCGGTGCCGGCGCGCCCGCCCCAGGCCGAAGCACGCCGCCGCAAGCCCAAGCACACCGGCCCGGCCAAGCTCTTCGTGCTCGACACCAACGTGCTGATGCACGACCCGATGAGCGTCTTCCGCTTCGAGGAGCACGACGTCTACCTGCCGATGATCACGCTCGAAGAGCTCGACGATCACAAGAAAGGCATGTCGGAAGTCGCCCGCAACGCCCGCCAGGTGAGCCGCGACCTCGACGCCCTGGCCGCCGCCCTGGCGGACGGGACCGGCCGCGACATGGCCGACGGCCTGCCGCTCGACAGCACCGGCCACAAAGACGCCCAGGGCAAGCTCTTCTTCCAGACCACGCTGGTCAACGTCGCCCTGCCCGCCGGCCTGCCCCAGGGCAAGGCCGACAACCAGATCCTCGGCGTGGTGCAGGCGCTGCGCGAGCAGCACCCCAAGCGCGAAGTCGTGCTGGTGTCGAAAGACATCAACATGCGCATCAAGGCGCGTGCGCTGGGCCTCGCCGCCGAAGACTATTTCAACGACAAGACACTCGACGACGGCGACCTGCTTTACACCGGCGTTCAGCCGCTGCCCTCCGACTTCTGGGACCAGCATGGCAAGACCATGGAAAGCTGGAACCAGGGCGGCCAGACCTACTACCGCATCAGCGGTCCGATGGTGCCGCAGTTGATGGTCAACCAGTTCGTCTACCTCGAAGCGCCCGGTGCCGCTCCGCTCTACGCCAAGGTCGCCGAGATCACCGGCAAGACCGCCGTGCTGCGCACGCTGCGCGAGTACACCCACCAGAAGAACGCCGTCTGGGGCGTGACCGCGCGCAACCGCGAGCAGAACTTCGCCCTCAACCTGCTGATGGACCCGGAGTGCGACTTCATCACTCTCACCGGCACCGCCGGCACCGGCAAGACGCTGATGACGCTGGCCGCGGGCCTCTCCCAGGTGATGGACGATCGCCGCTACACCGAGATCATCGTCACCCGCGTGACGGTGCCCGTGGGTGAAGACATCGGCTTCCTGCCCGGCACCGAGGAAGAAAAGATGGGCCCGTGGATGGGCGCGCTCGACGACAACCTCGAAGTGCTGTCCAAGACCGACAGCGGCGCCGGCGAGTGGGGCCGCGCCGCCACCAACGACCTCGTGCGCAGCAAGATCAAGATCAAGAGCCTGAACTTCATGCGCGGGCGCACCTTCCTCAACAAGTTCGTCATCATCGATGAGGCGCAGAACCTCACGCCCAAGCAGATGAAGACGCTGATCACCCGCGCCGGCCCGGGCACCAAGATCGTCTGCCTGGGCAACCTCGCGCAGATCGACACGCCCTACCTCACCGAAGGCAGCTCAGGCCTGACCTACGCGGTCGACCGCTTCAAGGGCTGGCCGCACTCGGGCCACGTGACGCTGGCGCGTGGCGAGCGTTCGCGCCTGGCGGACTTCGCGTCAGAGGTGCTGTAA
- a CDS encoding MDR family oxidoreductase: MFKALLLEKSDAGFSARVQKVDESRLPPGDVLVQVDCSTLNYKDGLAITNRAPVVRQWPMVAGIDGAGTVLESQHPGWKPGDRFVLNGWGVGEVHWGCLAEKARLKGDWLVKLPASFDSRQAMAIGTAGYTAMLCVLALERHGVKPGDGEVLVTGATGGVGSVATALLARMGYRVTGSTGKASEAAYLKDLGAVGVIDRAELSAPGKPLQKERWAAVVDAVGSHTLVNACAQTRYGGVVAACGLAQGSDLPGTVLPFILRSVTLAGVDSVMAPLPLRQQAWDRLAKDLEPKLLDQITQDIQLDDAISHAEALMAGKVRGRLVVHIR; the protein is encoded by the coding sequence ATGTTCAAAGCTTTGCTGCTGGAAAAGTCCGACGCCGGCTTTTCCGCCCGCGTTCAGAAAGTGGACGAGTCCCGCCTGCCGCCCGGCGACGTGCTCGTGCAGGTCGACTGCTCCACCCTCAACTACAAGGATGGCCTCGCCATCACCAACCGGGCGCCGGTGGTGCGTCAGTGGCCGATGGTCGCCGGCATCGACGGTGCCGGCACGGTGCTGGAGAGCCAGCACCCCGGCTGGAAGCCCGGCGACCGCTTCGTGCTCAATGGCTGGGGCGTCGGCGAAGTGCACTGGGGCTGCCTGGCGGAAAAGGCGCGCCTCAAGGGCGACTGGCTGGTGAAGCTGCCGGCGAGCTTCGATTCGCGGCAGGCGATGGCGATCGGCACCGCCGGCTACACCGCGATGCTTTGCGTGCTGGCGCTGGAGCGCCATGGCGTGAAGCCGGGCGATGGCGAGGTGCTGGTGACCGGTGCGACAGGCGGTGTCGGCAGCGTGGCCACCGCTCTGCTGGCGCGAATGGGCTACCGCGTGACCGGGTCGACGGGCAAGGCGTCGGAAGCGGCCTACCTGAAGGATCTGGGCGCCGTGGGCGTGATCGACCGTGCGGAGCTGAGCGCTCCGGGCAAGCCGCTGCAGAAGGAGCGCTGGGCGGCGGTGGTCGACGCGGTCGGCAGCCACACACTCGTCAACGCCTGCGCGCAGACGCGCTACGGCGGCGTCGTGGCCGCCTGCGGGCTGGCGCAGGGCAGCGACCTGCCGGGCACGGTGCTGCCCTTCATCCTGCGCAGCGTCACGCTGGCGGGGGTGGACAGCGTGATGGCGCCGTTGCCGTTGCGCCAGCAGGCGTGGGACAGGTTGGCGAAAGATTTGGAGCCTAAGCTCCTCGACCAGATCACGCAGGACATCCAGCTCGACGATGCGATCTCGCACGCCGAAGCCTTGATGGCCGGCAAGGTTCGCGGCCGGCTGGTCGTGCACATTCGATAG
- a CDS encoding C40 family peptidase, producing the protein MSGQSLPRLRAALLALACVCAAAGTQAAPDDPDRLAQLLVERGVLDRRDSQGSPTVAVDSAAAIGRQVRDTTSGLVLSAMNFLGVPYKRGGNNSDDGFDCSGFTRHIYESTLGLVLPRRVDDQAKATGFSAVKRDELQPGDLVFFNTLRRTFSHVGIYVGEGKFIHAPRSGGEVRVESMGVRYWAKRFTGARRADTVVALNAAPAAATVAQPVETPAPAIPNEMP; encoded by the coding sequence ATGTCTGGCCAGTCTTTGCCCCGCCTGCGCGCTGCGCTTCTTGCGCTGGCGTGTGTCTGCGCGGCGGCGGGCACCCAGGCCGCACCCGATGACCCGGATCGGCTTGCCCAACTGCTGGTCGAGCGCGGCGTGCTCGATCGGCGCGATTCGCAGGGAAGCCCCACCGTCGCCGTCGACAGTGCCGCCGCCATCGGCCGCCAGGTGCGCGACACCACTTCGGGCCTGGTGCTGTCGGCCATGAACTTCCTCGGCGTGCCCTACAAGCGCGGCGGCAACAACTCCGACGACGGGTTCGACTGCAGCGGCTTCACCCGCCACATCTACGAAAGCACGCTCGGCCTGGTGCTGCCGCGCCGGGTCGACGACCAGGCCAAAGCAACGGGCTTCTCGGCCGTCAAGCGCGACGAGCTGCAGCCCGGCGACCTGGTGTTCTTCAACACCTTGCGCCGCACCTTCTCGCACGTGGGCATCTACGTCGGCGAAGGCAAGTTCATCCACGCGCCCCGCTCCGGCGGGGAAGTGCGGGTGGAAAGCATGGGCGTGAGGTACTGGGCCAAGCGCTTCACCGGCGCACGCCGTGCAGACACCGTGGTGGCGTTGAACGCCGCACCGGCGGCTGCCACCGTGGCCCAACCGGTCGAGACACCAGCGCCCGCGATCCCGAACGAAATGCCTTGA
- the moaA gene encoding GTP 3',8-cyclase MoaA, producing MTEKVIPLADHRYAAALPRIPAQPITPTGLLSDTLGRPLRDLRISVTDRCNFRCGYCMPKEVFDKHYQFLPHTSLLSFEEITRTARLFAAHGVQKIRLTGGEPLLRKHVEVLVEMLAQLRTPDGEPLDLTLTTNGSLLARKAQALKDAGLKRITVSLDALDDAIFRRMNDADFPVADVLAGIEAAERVGLGPIKVNMVVQRGVNDHEIVPMARHFREHFGGRVVLRFIEFMDVGETNGWRMDQVVPSSEVVTRLHDAFPLQQIDANYAGETAERWAYADGRGEIGVISSVTHAFCRDCNRARLSTEGKLFLCLFATQGHDLRSLLRGGFSDEQIASAIGLIWQGRGDRYSELRGAQAAEAGSGQRRVEMHYIGG from the coding sequence ATGACAGAGAAGGTCATCCCCCTGGCCGACCACCGCTACGCGGCGGCGCTGCCGCGCATCCCGGCGCAGCCGATCACGCCCACGGGGCTCTTGTCCGACACCCTCGGCCGCCCGCTGCGCGACCTGCGCATCTCGGTCACCGACAGGTGCAACTTCCGCTGCGGCTATTGCATGCCCAAGGAAGTGTTCGACAAGCACTACCAGTTCCTGCCGCACACCTCGCTCTTGAGCTTCGAGGAGATCACCCGCACCGCCCGCCTCTTCGCTGCCCACGGCGTGCAGAAGATCCGCCTCACCGGCGGCGAGCCGCTCTTGCGCAAGCACGTGGAGGTGCTGGTGGAGATGCTGGCGCAACTGCGCACCCCCGACGGCGAGCCGCTCGACCTCACGCTCACCACCAACGGCTCGCTCCTCGCCCGCAAGGCCCAGGCGCTGAAAGATGCAGGCCTCAAGCGCATCACCGTCAGCCTCGACGCGCTCGACGACGCCATCTTCCGCCGCATGAACGACGCCGACTTCCCCGTCGCCGACGTGCTGGCCGGCATCGAGGCCGCCGAGCGTGTGGGCCTCGGGCCGATCAAGGTCAACATGGTGGTGCAGCGCGGCGTCAACGACCACGAGATCGTGCCGATGGCGCGCCACTTCCGCGAGCATTTCGGCGGCCGTGTCGTGCTGCGCTTCATCGAGTTCATGGACGTGGGCGAGACCAACGGCTGGCGCATGGACCAGGTCGTGCCGTCGTCGGAGGTCGTGACGCGGCTGCACGACGCCTTCCCGCTGCAGCAGATCGACGCGAACTACGCTGGTGAAACCGCCGAGCGATGGGCCTATGCCGATGGGCGTGGCGAGATCGGCGTGATCTCCAGCGTGACGCACGCCTTCTGCCGCGATTGCAACCGTGCACGCCTGTCGACCGAGGGCAAGCTGTTCCTCTGTCTCTTCGCCACCCAGGGGCACGACCTGCGGTCGCTGCTGCGCGGCGGTTTTTCGGACGAACAGATCGCCAGCGCCATCGGCCTCATCTGGCAGGGCCGCGGCGACCGCTATTCCGAGCTGCGCGGCGCACAGGCCGCCGAGGCCGGGTCGGGCCAGCGCCGGGTCGAGATGCATTACATCGGTGGCTGA
- the mobA gene encoding molybdenum cofactor guanylyltransferase MobA encodes MVEAAQITGLVLAGGQGSRLGGVDKGLQVYRSQPLALNALQRLAPQVGRVMLSANRNIEQYARWGAPVWPDPADLAGYQGPLAGFLAGLEHAGTPYLVTVPCDCPHFPTDLVARLAAAMHEDIDAVIATTRQGAEPAFCLMRCSLADTLRRDLQAGERKIERWSAQQRRAEACFDDPAAFFNINTPEDLGRA; translated from the coding sequence GTGGTGGAAGCGGCCCAGATCACCGGCCTCGTGCTGGCCGGCGGCCAGGGCAGTCGGCTCGGCGGGGTCGACAAGGGCCTGCAGGTCTATCGCAGCCAGCCGCTGGCCCTGAACGCGCTGCAACGCCTCGCCCCGCAGGTTGGCCGCGTGATGCTGAGTGCAAACCGGAACATCGAGCAATACGCCCGCTGGGGCGCGCCGGTCTGGCCGGACCCGGCCGATCTTGCCGGCTACCAGGGCCCGCTGGCCGGCTTCCTGGCCGGGCTGGAGCATGCCGGCACACCCTACCTCGTCACGGTGCCGTGCGACTGCCCGCACTTCCCGACCGACCTGGTGGCCCGCCTGGCCGCCGCCATGCACGAGGACATCGACGCCGTGATCGCGACCACCCGCCAAGGGGCGGAGCCAGCCTTCTGCCTCATGCGCTGCAGCCTGGCCGACACGCTGCGCCGCGACCTGCAGGCGGGCGAACGCAAGATCGAACGCTGGAGCGCTCAGCAGCGGCGGGCCGAGGCCTGTTTCGACGACCCGGCCGCCTTCTTCAACATCAACACGCCCGAGGACCTGGGCCGAGCCTGA
- a CDS encoding efflux RND transporter periplasmic adaptor subunit: protein MKILHTVVALVGISLAGGAAWWYQHKGPGSRGVEGTAGASGAASGVAAGRAPAGQGGPVPVEVGKVEVLSIADDAQGVGALRSRQGVTLRPEVSGRISRLGFSDGQRVKRGQMLVQLDDTLQQAQLQQAEAQASIARTNLQRNRELLAANFVSQSMVDQTAAALQVAEAQVALAKAQLARMRIEAPFDGVAGIRVVNVGDYVKDGADLVNVEDTSTVLLDFRLAERYVARIKTGQPVEAQVDAIPGRSFKGHVDAIDSLLDANGRSLLVRARLQNPGGELRSGMFARTRIVFATRNNAMVVPEEALVPLAGKQYLVKVVDGPKGKQSQRIEARIGMRLPGKVEILEGLSAGDQVVTAGQARLMREPMPLRIVDVGQPQRAGGPGRAASGAASGPRPTAL, encoded by the coding sequence GTGAAGATTTTGCATACGGTGGTCGCCCTGGTGGGCATCTCCTTGGCCGGCGGTGCCGCCTGGTGGTACCAGCACAAAGGGCCCGGCTCCCGCGGTGTGGAGGGAACGGCGGGTGCAAGCGGTGCCGCTTCCGGCGTTGCGGCAGGCAGAGCGCCTGCCGGGCAGGGTGGGCCGGTGCCGGTGGAGGTGGGCAAGGTCGAGGTGCTGTCCATCGCCGATGACGCACAAGGTGTAGGCGCCTTGCGTTCGCGCCAGGGCGTGACGCTGCGGCCCGAGGTCAGCGGGCGCATCTCGCGTCTGGGCTTCAGCGATGGCCAGCGCGTCAAGCGCGGCCAGATGCTGGTGCAGCTCGACGACACGCTGCAGCAGGCGCAGCTGCAGCAGGCCGAAGCACAGGCGAGCATCGCCCGCACCAATCTGCAGCGCAACCGCGAACTGCTGGCCGCCAACTTCGTGAGCCAGAGCATGGTCGACCAGACGGCGGCGGCCCTGCAGGTGGCCGAGGCGCAGGTCGCGCTGGCCAAGGCCCAGCTCGCCCGCATGCGCATCGAGGCGCCGTTCGATGGCGTTGCCGGCATTCGGGTCGTCAACGTGGGCGACTACGTGAAAGACGGCGCCGATCTCGTCAACGTGGAAGACACCTCGACCGTGCTGCTCGACTTCCGCCTGGCCGAGCGCTATGTCGCCCGCATCAAGACCGGCCAGCCGGTCGAGGCCCAGGTCGATGCGATCCCCGGGCGCTCGTTCAAGGGCCACGTCGATGCGATCGACTCGCTGCTCGACGCCAACGGCCGCTCGCTGCTCGTGCGTGCGCGCCTGCAGAACCCGGGCGGCGAGCTGCGCTCGGGCATGTTCGCCCGCACGCGCATCGTGTTCGCCACGCGCAACAACGCGATGGTGGTGCCCGAAGAAGCGCTGGTGCCGCTGGCCGGCAAGCAGTACCTGGTGAAGGTGGTCGACGGGCCGAAGGGCAAGCAGTCGCAGCGCATCGAGGCACGCATCGGCATGCGCCTGCCGGGCAAGGTCGAGATCCTCGAAGGGCTCTCGGCCGGCGACCAGGTCGTCACCGCCGGCCAGGCGCGCCTGATGCGCGAGCCGATGCCGCTGCGCATCGTCGACGTCGGCCAGCCGCAGCGTGCCGGTGGCCCGGGCCGGGCTGCGAGTGGTGCTGCCAGCGGCCCGCGGCCCACGGCGCTCTGA
- the rnhA gene encoding ribonuclease HI — protein MTVYTDGACKGNPGPGGWGAWLSTGAHEKELFGGERQTTNNRMELTAVIEALASLKRSCDVTIYTDSEYVRKGITEWIHGWKQRGWKTADKKPVKNADLWQRLDALRLLHHVEWRWVKGHAGDPGNERADALANRGVASAAT, from the coding sequence GTGACCGTCTACACCGATGGCGCCTGCAAGGGCAACCCGGGCCCGGGTGGCTGGGGCGCATGGCTCAGCACCGGGGCGCACGAAAAGGAGTTATTCGGTGGCGAGCGGCAAACCACCAACAACCGCATGGAACTAACCGCCGTGATCGAGGCTCTGGCTTCGCTGAAGCGCAGTTGCGACGTGACGATCTACACCGACAGCGAATACGTGCGAAAAGGGATCACCGAGTGGATACATGGCTGGAAGCAGCGTGGCTGGAAGACCGCCGACAAGAAACCGGTGAAGAACGCCGACCTGTGGCAGCGACTCGATGCGCTGCGCCTGCTGCACCACGTCGAGTGGCGCTGGGTGAAGGGGCACGCGGGAGATCCGGGCAACGAGCGCGCCGATGCACTGGCCAACCGCGGGGTGGCGTCGGCCGCTACGTGA
- a CDS encoding class I SAM-dependent methyltransferase produces the protein MAQFGGIIGLAPWLKTPPGRYLLAWEQAQVDRCVADIFGFHALQLGLPELDALRANRMPHRWQAVDHLQAAEMESCADGEVPAPRAVMLHCDFDALPFDSQSLDLVVLPHALERARDPHQALREVERVLVPEGKIVILGFNPGGLWALRQSMGRVLRGLGLARGRPLFMPSEGELLGYWRLRDWLRLLSFDIEEGRFGCYRPPFVSEPWLARFEWMDRTGSRWWPVLGAAYMLVAVKRVRGMRLVGLVRHKRVAAKAAPAVVRRTTTTTTSQQHDIDAFIE, from the coding sequence ATGGCGCAATTCGGCGGGATTATAGGTTTGGCCCCCTGGCTGAAGACGCCGCCGGGCCGCTATCTGCTGGCCTGGGAACAGGCCCAGGTCGACCGCTGCGTGGCCGACATCTTTGGGTTTCATGCCCTTCAGCTCGGCTTGCCCGAACTCGACGCGCTGAGGGCCAACCGCATGCCCCACCGGTGGCAAGCGGTGGACCACCTTCAAGCCGCGGAGATGGAGTCGTGCGCCGATGGTGAAGTTCCCGCGCCGCGTGCGGTGATGCTGCACTGCGACTTCGACGCGTTGCCTTTCGACAGCCAGAGCCTCGACCTCGTCGTGCTGCCCCATGCGCTGGAGCGGGCGCGCGACCCACATCAGGCGTTGCGCGAGGTGGAGCGCGTGCTCGTGCCCGAGGGCAAGATCGTCATCCTCGGCTTCAACCCCGGGGGCCTGTGGGCGCTGCGGCAGAGCATGGGCCGTGTGCTGCGCGGCCTGGGCCTGGCGCGCGGGCGGCCGCTCTTCATGCCCAGCGAAGGCGAACTGCTCGGCTACTGGCGGCTGCGCGACTGGCTGCGATTGCTCAGCTTCGACATCGAAGAAGGGCGCTTCGGTTGCTACCGGCCCCCCTTCGTGTCGGAGCCCTGGCTGGCCCGCTTCGAGTGGATGGACCGCACCGGCAGCCGCTGGTGGCCAGTGCTCGGGGCGGCCTACATGCTGGTGGCCGTGAAGCGCGTGCGCGGCATGCGCCTCGTGGGCCTGGTGCGCCACAAGCGTGTCGCGGCCAAGGCGGCGCCCGCCGTGGTCCGCCGCACCACCACAACGACCACATCACAACAACATGACATCGACGCCTTCATCGAGTGA
- the gloB gene encoding hydroxyacylglutathione hydrolase, with translation MNLQALPAFSDNYIWMLHDGRQALVVDPGESAPVEHALDALGLVLAGILVTHHHGDHVGGLSALRPRLQGPIFGPAREKIPEPCTPVNDGDTVELLGLRFEVIDVPGHTAGHIAYFHLPPDGEAPLLFCGDTLFSGGCGRLFEGTPAQMHTSLSRLAALPGNTRVCCAHEYTLSNLKFAHAVEPHNDSLQAYTAHCEQLRAQGEPTLPSTIEQERRINPFMRCSVPAVQASALAHGAASPRGVDVLATLREWKNNFR, from the coding sequence ATGAACCTGCAAGCACTGCCAGCCTTCTCGGACAACTACATCTGGATGCTTCACGATGGCCGGCAGGCGCTCGTGGTCGACCCGGGTGAGTCGGCTCCAGTCGAGCACGCGCTCGATGCCCTGGGCTTGGTGCTCGCCGGGATTCTAGTGACCCACCACCACGGCGATCATGTCGGCGGACTTTCGGCGCTGCGGCCGAGGCTCCAAGGCCCGATCTTCGGCCCGGCGCGTGAAAAAATTCCCGAGCCCTGCACCCCCGTCAACGATGGCGACACGGTCGAACTGCTGGGCCTGCGCTTCGAGGTGATCGACGTGCCCGGCCACACCGCCGGCCACATCGCCTATTTCCATCTGCCGCCCGACGGCGAAGCGCCGCTGCTCTTTTGCGGCGACACGCTCTTTTCAGGTGGCTGCGGCCGCCTCTTCGAAGGCACGCCGGCGCAGATGCACACCTCGCTGTCGCGTCTGGCCGCCCTGCCCGGCAACACGCGGGTGTGCTGCGCGCACGAGTACACCCTGTCCAACCTGAAATTCGCGCACGCCGTCGAACCCCACAACGACAGCCTGCAGGCCTACACCGCCCACTGCGAGCAACTGCGCGCGCAGGGCGAGCCCACCTTGCCGAGCACCATCGAACAGGAACGCCGCATCAACCCGTTCATGCGCTGCAGCGTGCCTGCCGTGCAAGCATCGGCCCTCGCCCACGGCGCGGCGAGCCCACGCGGCGTCGACGTGCTGGCGACGCTGCGCGAATGGAAAAACAACTTCCGATGA
- a CDS encoding transglycosylase SLT domain-containing protein produces the protein MRLTSHLRHTFALALASLLAACATHIEAPNQQADMPAVIAKAELPAAAASAPVSADSAVAAATSASAASAPADGGGPVAAAPVDPLRPDEPVDLESKTANIDLWERVRRGFAMPDLETPLVRTGEQWYANRPDYVARMTERGSRYLFHIVEEVQRRGMPTELALLPFIESAFNPQAISSAKASGMWQFMPATGKHFDLRQNVFRDDRRDVLASTRAALDYLQRLHDMFGDWHLALAAYNWGEGNVMRAIARNKRAGKATGYLDLRMPNETAYYVPKLQAVKNIVARPDAFSLMLPPLANHPDFLSVPIERDIDVATAVQLAGISRDEFMTLNPQMNKPVILAAGTPQILLPYDNASLFVRNVAAHRGPFATWTAWVAPKTVKPSEAAKQFGISEAELRDVNKIPPRMLVKAGSTLLVPRSETLLKDVSGHLADNAVMTLAPEALPPRRITHRAVKGDTVASIARRYRVSASQVATWNKVAAGAAFAAGHSVVVYVPQRQPTVRSSAKAKKPAIKRKASPVRKRR, from the coding sequence ATGAGACTGACTTCCCACCTGCGCCATACCTTCGCCCTGGCGCTGGCCTCGCTGCTTGCAGCCTGTGCCACCCACATCGAAGCACCCAACCAGCAGGCCGACATGCCGGCCGTGATCGCCAAGGCCGAGCTTCCTGCCGCGGCCGCTTCGGCACCCGTTTCCGCCGACTCGGCGGTGGCTGCGGCCACGTCCGCATCGGCGGCTTCGGCACCCGCGGACGGTGGTGGCCCCGTTGCCGCCGCGCCGGTCGACCCTCTGCGCCCCGATGAACCGGTCGACCTCGAATCCAAGACCGCCAACATCGACCTGTGGGAGCGTGTGCGCCGCGGCTTCGCGATGCCCGACCTCGAAACGCCGCTCGTGCGCACCGGCGAGCAGTGGTACGCCAACCGCCCCGATTACGTCGCCCGCATGACCGAGCGCGGCAGCCGCTACCTCTTCCACATCGTCGAAGAGGTGCAGCGCCGCGGCATGCCCACCGAGCTGGCGCTGCTGCCCTTCATCGAGAGCGCCTTCAACCCGCAGGCGATCTCGTCGGCCAAGGCCTCGGGCATGTGGCAGTTCATGCCGGCCACCGGCAAGCACTTCGACCTGCGCCAGAACGTGTTCCGCGACGACCGCCGCGACGTGCTCGCCTCCACCCGCGCCGCGCTCGACTACCTGCAGCGCCTGCACGACATGTTCGGCGACTGGCACCTGGCCCTCGCCGCCTACAACTGGGGCGAAGGCAACGTGATGCGCGCCATCGCCCGCAACAAGCGCGCCGGCAAGGCGACCGGCTACCTTGACCTGCGCATGCCCAACGAGACGGCCTACTACGTGCCCAAGCTGCAGGCGGTGAAGAACATCGTCGCCCGGCCCGATGCCTTCTCGCTCATGCTGCCGCCCCTGGCCAACCACCCCGACTTCCTGAGCGTGCCCATCGAGCGCGACATCGACGTCGCCACCGCCGTGCAGCTCGCCGGCATCTCGCGCGACGAGTTCATGACGCTCAACCCGCAGATGAACAAGCCGGTGATCCTCGCGGCCGGCACACCGCAGATCCTGCTGCCCTACGACAACGCGAGCCTCTTCGTGCGCAATGTCGCCGCCCACCGAGGCCCGTTTGCCACCTGGACGGCCTGGGTCGCCCCCAAGACAGTCAAGCCCAGCGAAGCCGCCAAGCAGTTCGGCATCAGCGAAGCCGAGCTGCGCGACGTCAACAAGATCCCGCCGCGCATGCTGGTGAAGGCCGGCTCCACGCTGCTCGTGCCGCGCTCGGAGACGCTCCTGAAAGACGTGTCGGGGCACCTGGCGGACAACGCGGTGATGACGCTCGCGCCCGAAGCGCTGCCGCCACGGCGCATCACGCACCGGGCGGTCAAGGGCGACACGGTGGCCTCCATCGCGCGCCGCTACCGCGTGAGTGCATCGCAGGTGGCGACGTGGAACAAGGTCGCGGCCGGCGCCGCCTTCGCGGCCGGCCACAGCGTGGTGGTCTACGTGCCGCAGCGGCAACCCACGGTGCGCAGCAGCGCCAAGGCGAAGAAGCCCGCGATCAAGCGCAAGGCGAGCCCGGTGCGCAAGCGCCGCTGA
- the recR gene encoding recombination mediator RecR, translating into MADSALDGLIEALRRLPGVGQKSAQRMAFHLLQHDREGAQRLAMALTSAVTDIRHCERCHTFTEAPVCRTCLDDTRDQRLLCVVESPADQAAMERTGSYRGLYFVLMGRLSPLDGIGVRDIGLQQLIDRAGDGSVDEVIVATSFTAEGEATAHVIAEALKLRGVKVTRLARGVPIGSELEYVDLGTIAHALVDRR; encoded by the coding sequence GTGGCCGATTCCGCGCTCGACGGTCTGATCGAAGCCCTGCGCCGCCTCCCGGGCGTGGGCCAGAAATCGGCGCAGCGCATGGCCTTCCATCTCCTGCAGCATGACCGTGAGGGGGCCCAGCGTCTCGCAATGGCGTTGACCTCGGCGGTGACCGACATCCGCCACTGCGAGCGCTGCCACACCTTCACCGAAGCGCCGGTCTGCCGCACCTGCCTTGACGACACACGCGACCAGCGCCTGCTCTGCGTCGTGGAGTCGCCGGCCGACCAGGCGGCGATGGAACGCACCGGCAGCTACCGTGGCTTGTACTTCGTGCTGATGGGGAGGCTCAGCCCGCTCGACGGCATCGGCGTGCGCGACATCGGCCTGCAGCAGCTCATCGACCGCGCCGGTGACGGCAGCGTCGACGAGGTGATCGTCGCGACCAGCTTCACCGCCGAAGGTGAAGCGACCGCGCATGTGATCGCCGAAGCCTTGAAGCTGCGCGGCGTGAAGGTCACGCGCCTTGCGCGCGGCGTGCCGATCGGCAGCGAACTCGAATACGTGGACCTGGGCACCATCGCCCACGCGCTGGTCGACCGGCGCTGA